The following coding sequences are from one Streptomyces angustmyceticus window:
- a CDS encoding DEAD/DEAH box helicase: MSAGGFLSAEELLAGGPRGLPHAIERALWHLGFSDVRVVDGAGDEGADLLAVRDREQWVLQCKWSSRGTIGREGVDDLERARTRYRADRSVLVTNTALNRTAEARRTALASVGIEIAVWNGPTLATIWERMPDRVPGGIELRPYQREAADAIEKDLTRHGTALLVLATGLGKTVVGGETIARYLSRSPGAPVLVAAHMKDLVEQLERALWRHLDKRTPTRLLTGDTRPTSLDGVLVGTVESVLGAVRKGHRPELVMIDETHHVGENGRFAELLDLCGDAAKLGVTATPWRGDKFDITARFGPASHTMGIADGMAHGYLAAVDYRLFVDNIDWDAVKEVSQHGYSIKELNRKLFLPQRDEEIIERFRTAWRETRDPRAILFCQTIEHAERVAALLAASDQAWENASFLHSGLPRQRRQVLLNEFRLGRVPVITCVDVFNEGVDVPDVNLIGFLRVTHSRRIFVQQLGRGLRLSPGKRALKVLDFVTDIRRVAATLDLRRNLEAADTEVMNRAPTGESRIEFNDETVGSLLDHWIEDAADLETAADEVKLQFPDRGGIH; encoded by the coding sequence GTGAGCGCGGGTGGGTTCCTCTCAGCGGAGGAACTACTCGCGGGAGGCCCACGCGGCCTGCCCCACGCCATCGAGCGGGCGCTGTGGCACCTCGGATTCAGCGACGTACGGGTGGTCGACGGGGCCGGAGACGAGGGCGCGGACCTGCTCGCGGTCAGGGACCGCGAGCAGTGGGTACTCCAGTGCAAGTGGTCGTCCCGAGGGACGATCGGGAGGGAAGGCGTCGACGACCTGGAGCGTGCCCGTACCCGCTATCGCGCGGATCGGTCCGTCCTGGTGACGAACACGGCGCTAAACCGTACCGCGGAGGCGAGGCGTACCGCTTTGGCTTCCGTGGGGATCGAAATCGCCGTGTGGAATGGCCCCACGCTCGCCACGATCTGGGAGCGCATGCCCGACCGCGTCCCCGGCGGCATCGAGCTGAGGCCCTACCAGCGCGAGGCCGCCGACGCGATCGAGAAGGACCTCACACGGCACGGCACCGCCCTCCTCGTGCTCGCCACGGGCCTAGGGAAGACAGTCGTCGGCGGAGAGACGATCGCGAGGTACCTGAGCAGGTCCCCCGGGGCCCCGGTCCTCGTGGCGGCACATATGAAGGACCTGGTCGAGCAGCTCGAACGAGCCCTCTGGCGACACCTGGACAAGCGGACGCCGACCCGGCTGCTCACCGGGGACACGCGGCCGACCTCCCTGGACGGAGTGCTCGTCGGGACCGTCGAGTCCGTCCTCGGGGCGGTCCGGAAAGGGCACCGCCCGGAACTCGTGATGATCGACGAGACCCACCACGTCGGGGAGAACGGACGGTTTGCGGAGCTACTGGATCTGTGTGGTGATGCGGCCAAGCTCGGTGTCACAGCGACCCCGTGGCGCGGAGACAAATTCGACATCACCGCGCGCTTCGGACCGGCGAGCCACACCATGGGTATCGCCGATGGTATGGCCCACGGCTACCTCGCGGCGGTCGACTACCGACTCTTCGTCGACAACATCGACTGGGACGCGGTGAAGGAAGTAAGCCAACACGGCTACTCCATCAAAGAGTTGAACCGGAAGCTATTCCTCCCCCAGCGGGACGAGGAAATCATCGAGAGGTTCAGAACCGCCTGGAGGGAAACGCGCGACCCCCGGGCGATCCTGTTCTGCCAGACGATCGAGCACGCCGAGCGCGTCGCCGCGTTGCTCGCGGCCTCCGACCAAGCGTGGGAGAACGCGTCCTTCCTCCACAGCGGGTTGCCACGTCAGCGTCGGCAGGTACTGCTGAACGAGTTCAGGTTGGGGCGGGTCCCCGTCATCACCTGCGTCGACGTTTTCAACGAGGGCGTCGACGTCCCCGACGTGAACCTGATCGGATTCCTTCGTGTCACGCACAGTAGGCGGATCTTCGTCCAGCAGCTGGGCCGCGGGCTTCGTCTCAGCCCCGGAAAGCGCGCCCTGAAGGTACTCGACTTCGTGACGGATATCCGCCGGGTCGCGGCGACGCTCGACCTGCGCCGAAACCTGGAGGCTGCCGACACCGAAGTCATGAACAGGGCCCCGACTGGCGAGTCGCGCATCGAGTTCAACGACGAGACGGTCGGCAGCTTGCTGGACCACTGGATCGAAGACGCGGCGGACCTAGAGACGGCCGCCGACGAAGTGAAGTTGCAGTTCCCGGATCGAGGGGGAATCCACTGA
- a CDS encoding ATP-binding protein encodes MKITPSARILRMLGEIEFDEWQCVAELLDNAFDDFTEIQRSGEPWAGGFRASVTLPSSAARSDDAQVVIADTGRGMSYETLERAVSAGWSSNNRFDKLGLFGMGFNVSTARLGRRTRVLTTRVGDDEWIGVEIDLDRIQDDFEAVDIREPKNDPNEHGTRIEISRLYAPRRDWLRRNESNLSQTLGRVYSWLLDNRPFELWVQGKRVKPRRHCRWGDERLVTFGTGAKAEKIPAYIRIDEKLDDAEACQDCGNWQHPDHGVCTQCGGGVLVARARRIHGWLGVQRHLHKREFGIDFLRNGRKILQWDQSLFQWKNPDNPLAALDVEYPVELAHQGGRLIGEIHLDHVPVTYQKDAFEYGDRSWRGAVQLLRGEGPLLPDKARKAGYAQNDSPLAKLVRGYRRNDAGLRYLTPGDGKRPIHEETRKWAERFHRGDEEYQSDDIWWDAVIRHESENKQGKVDAAKANTPGTADEDAVRDALGAGPRKPVASEPAAPRPVTAPDTPRPETTQERIARYTSDSESVPRLSKDFGLPSMGAFLSVDTRRLKNGSLRDDHGQETPVLLVQRGGREVTAFLDPRHQSLAVHGIDESELLLGEIATVLRVKADSKLTLSSLVAALRVECLPDSIVRVEAVTAEARELMADIRERMAAKVGQDPGRAFQLLDPDEVTAIENEMIASGRVSGTNSLGETADFIPHAPALFIVKLLESWPEAFMDGHVFAGPYTTVSSPSARRLSLARTAGYLTDVATLTGFSGGSASPDQLQRTRLSTRLLADELVEER; translated from the coding sequence ATGAAGATCACCCCATCAGCACGCATCCTGCGGATGCTGGGCGAGATCGAGTTCGACGAGTGGCAGTGCGTAGCGGAGCTGCTCGACAACGCCTTCGACGACTTTACGGAGATCCAGAGGTCGGGCGAGCCGTGGGCGGGTGGGTTCCGGGCCAGCGTGACGCTGCCCAGCTCCGCGGCCAGATCGGACGACGCGCAGGTCGTCATCGCGGACACAGGCCGGGGCATGAGCTACGAGACCCTCGAGCGCGCGGTGAGCGCCGGTTGGTCGAGCAATAACCGCTTCGACAAGCTAGGGCTCTTCGGCATGGGGTTCAACGTCTCCACCGCCCGACTGGGGCGTCGCACGAGGGTGTTGACGACGCGCGTGGGTGATGACGAGTGGATCGGTGTCGAGATCGACCTGGACCGAATCCAGGACGATTTCGAGGCGGTGGACATCAGGGAGCCGAAGAATGACCCGAACGAGCACGGCACCCGGATCGAGATCAGCCGACTCTACGCTCCTCGTCGGGACTGGTTGCGACGTAACGAGTCGAACCTGAGCCAGACCCTCGGGCGGGTGTACTCGTGGCTTCTCGACAACCGGCCCTTCGAGCTGTGGGTCCAGGGGAAGCGCGTCAAGCCGCGTCGCCACTGTCGCTGGGGTGACGAGCGGCTCGTGACGTTCGGGACCGGCGCCAAGGCGGAGAAGATCCCCGCGTACATCCGGATCGACGAGAAGCTCGACGACGCAGAGGCATGCCAGGACTGTGGGAACTGGCAGCATCCCGACCACGGCGTCTGCACGCAGTGCGGCGGAGGCGTACTGGTCGCCCGAGCGCGTCGCATCCACGGATGGCTGGGTGTGCAGAGGCACCTGCACAAGCGGGAGTTCGGCATCGACTTCCTGAGGAACGGCCGGAAGATCCTGCAGTGGGACCAGAGTCTCTTCCAGTGGAAGAACCCGGATAACCCACTCGCGGCCCTCGACGTCGAGTACCCGGTGGAGCTCGCCCACCAAGGTGGCCGGTTGATCGGCGAGATCCACCTGGACCACGTGCCGGTCACGTACCAGAAGGACGCCTTCGAGTACGGCGACAGGAGTTGGCGCGGCGCGGTGCAGCTGCTGCGTGGCGAGGGCCCTCTGCTCCCGGACAAGGCGAGGAAGGCGGGCTACGCGCAGAACGACAGCCCGCTCGCCAAGTTGGTGAGGGGATACCGTCGCAACGACGCCGGTCTGCGTTACCTCACCCCGGGTGACGGTAAGCGTCCTATCCACGAGGAGACGAGGAAGTGGGCCGAGCGATTCCACCGAGGTGACGAGGAGTACCAGTCCGACGACATCTGGTGGGACGCCGTCATCCGGCACGAGAGCGAGAACAAGCAGGGAAAGGTCGACGCGGCGAAGGCGAACACGCCGGGAACGGCAGACGAGGACGCTGTCCGGGACGCGTTGGGGGCGGGCCCCCGAAAGCCGGTGGCCTCGGAACCCGCCGCGCCGCGGCCGGTGACGGCACCGGACACGCCGAGGCCGGAGACCACCCAGGAGCGCATCGCCCGTTACACGTCGGACTCGGAGTCCGTCCCACGCCTCTCGAAGGACTTCGGCCTGCCGAGCATGGGAGCGTTCCTGAGCGTCGACACCCGGCGGCTCAAGAACGGGTCATTGCGTGACGACCACGGGCAGGAGACCCCGGTCCTCCTGGTCCAGCGGGGCGGGCGCGAGGTAACGGCGTTTCTCGACCCGCGACACCAGAGCCTCGCGGTACACGGGATCGACGAATCCGAACTCCTCCTCGGGGAGATCGCCACGGTCCTCAGGGTCAAGGCCGACAGCAAACTCACCCTGTCGAGCCTCGTGGCCGCGCTCCGAGTCGAGTGCCTCCCCGACAGCATCGTCCGCGTGGAGGCGGTCACGGCCGAGGCGCGTGAGTTGATGGCGGACATCCGGGAGCGGATGGCAGCCAAGGTCGGCCAGGACCCCGGCCGGGCGTTCCAGCTCCTCGACCCGGACGAAGTCACCGCGATCGAGAACGAAATGATCGCGAGTGGCCGAGTGTCGGGCACGAACAGTCTCGGCGAGACCGCCGACTTCATCCCGCACGCGCCCGCCCTCTTTATCGTGAAGCTCCTCGAATCTTGGCCGGAGGCGTTCATGGACGGTCACGTCTTCGCCGGCCCGTACACGACGGTCTCCTCCCCATCGGCCCGCCGACTCAGCCTGGCGCGGACCGCCGGCTACCTGACCGACGTGGCGACACTGACCGGTTTCAGCGGCGGATCGGCGAGCCCGGACCAACTGCAGCGCACCCGCCTGAGCACCCGCCTGCTCGCCGACGAACTGGTGGAGGAGCGGTGA
- a CDS encoding very short patch repair endonuclease has translation MRLDDERYALASVALKVLPRTRRIQAYLRWSDKGRSPARHLGQVERDTRAANLVAGWELARDKGLVGPRPVPEGSWATSRAVRASMRGNKGRDTKPEKRIRAILHREGLRYRVSQRPVAELRRTADLVFTKARVAVFVDGCFWHGCPEHHRPAARNAEFWSAKIEANRARDEETTRLLVDAGWRVIRIWEHEAPEEAAQRVSAAVRGLEEPEGPQGAVSEQSVDGVGRPAEDDPTVDVTEHD, from the coding sequence GTGCGCCTGGACGACGAGCGGTACGCCCTCGCGTCCGTGGCGCTGAAGGTCCTCCCGCGAACGCGGCGGATCCAGGCGTATTTGCGATGGTCCGACAAGGGGCGCTCGCCCGCCCGTCACCTCGGCCAGGTCGAGCGCGACACCCGAGCGGCAAATCTAGTGGCTGGCTGGGAACTGGCCCGAGATAAAGGACTCGTCGGTCCGCGGCCAGTGCCGGAAGGCTCCTGGGCGACCTCGCGTGCGGTGCGGGCGTCGATGCGGGGCAACAAGGGGCGAGACACCAAGCCCGAGAAGCGCATCAGAGCGATCCTGCATAGAGAGGGACTCCGCTACCGGGTCTCCCAACGCCCCGTCGCGGAACTGAGGCGTACGGCCGACCTCGTCTTCACGAAGGCGCGGGTCGCCGTATTCGTCGATGGATGCTTCTGGCACGGCTGTCCGGAACACCATCGTCCGGCGGCACGCAACGCGGAGTTCTGGAGCGCCAAGATCGAGGCGAACCGGGCGCGCGACGAGGAGACGACGCGGCTGCTGGTGGACGCGGGATGGCGAGTGATCCGTATCTGGGAGCACGAAGCCCCCGAAGAGGCCGCGCAACGGGTGAGCGCCGCCGTGCGTGGGCTGGAGGAGCCGGAGGGGCCACAGGGCGCCGTCTCGGAGCAATCCGTCGATGGTGTCGGACGCCCGGCGGAGGACGATCCGACCGTCGACGTCACTGAACACGACTAG
- a CDS encoding DNA cytosine methyltransferase produces MQRTSVELFAGGGGLVQAGEKAGFRHLLLNEFAKRACETLEANGYKACEEGARPSLPKAGEKAPLVAGDVRKLDMEYLREQEVDLLAGGPPCQPFSLGGVAKGDEDQRNMFPEMFRAVREIRPKAVLCENVRGLLRPSFKPYFDYIQRELELPFVERREGTAWFEHDRVLLERLKSEDTDPSERYEVLKMSVNAANYGVPQIRNRVILVAFRADLGVDLEAVEKALRPTHSEAALVRTFLDGSYWGEGRHSDVEQHVQDRVMARYGDELPFGEGDDGGLAPWRTLRDAIEGLPPINLKKLDKDTPQGGVPDHIGWPGAKIYDGHTPNELDRPAKTVKAGVHGVPGGESVMLLDDRKKDEGSGVWTYLHRYMTVRETARVMTFRDDWKLKGPRGERMRQLGNAVPVQLGEVFVKAVADALDVAEKRT; encoded by the coding sequence ATGCAACGCACGTCGGTGGAATTGTTCGCAGGGGGCGGAGGGCTGGTTCAAGCCGGGGAGAAGGCCGGATTCCGGCACCTGCTGCTGAACGAGTTCGCTAAGCGGGCTTGCGAGACGCTTGAGGCCAACGGCTACAAGGCGTGCGAGGAGGGGGCTCGACCGTCGCTCCCGAAGGCTGGCGAGAAGGCGCCCCTCGTCGCCGGGGATGTCCGGAAGCTGGACATGGAATACCTCAGGGAGCAGGAGGTCGATCTGCTGGCGGGTGGACCGCCGTGTCAGCCCTTCAGCTTGGGGGGGGTGGCCAAGGGGGACGAAGACCAGCGCAACATGTTTCCCGAGATGTTTCGCGCGGTGCGGGAGATTCGTCCGAAGGCGGTGCTCTGCGAGAACGTCCGTGGTCTACTCCGACCCTCGTTTAAGCCGTACTTCGATTACATCCAGCGCGAGTTGGAACTTCCGTTCGTGGAGCGGCGGGAGGGGACGGCCTGGTTCGAGCACGATCGGGTCTTGCTGGAGCGCCTGAAATCGGAGGACACCGACCCTTCCGAGCGCTACGAAGTCCTGAAGATGAGTGTGAACGCCGCGAACTACGGGGTGCCGCAGATCAGGAACCGCGTGATCCTTGTTGCCTTCCGCGCGGATCTCGGCGTTGATCTGGAAGCGGTCGAGAAGGCGCTGCGGCCCACGCACTCCGAGGCGGCATTGGTTCGAACGTTTCTGGATGGCTCGTACTGGGGGGAGGGCCGGCACTCGGATGTGGAGCAGCATGTCCAGGACCGCGTGATGGCCCGGTACGGTGATGAACTCCCCTTCGGCGAAGGGGACGACGGGGGCCTCGCGCCCTGGCGTACCTTGCGAGACGCGATCGAGGGCCTCCCCCCGATCAACCTCAAGAAGCTGGACAAGGACACTCCGCAAGGGGGCGTGCCGGATCACATTGGCTGGCCAGGCGCGAAGATCTACGACGGCCACACCCCCAACGAACTGGACAGGCCGGCCAAGACGGTCAAGGCCGGCGTGCACGGCGTGCCCGGCGGCGAGTCGGTCATGCTGCTGGACGATCGGAAGAAGGACGAAGGCTCGGGAGTGTGGACCTACCTCCATCGCTACATGACGGTGCGGGAGACCGCCCGCGTCATGACCTTCAGGGACGACTGGAAGTTGAAGGGGCCCCGCGGCGAGCGGATGCGGCAGCTCGGGAACGCCGTGCCTGTCCAGCTGGGTGAGGTCTTCGTGAAGGCTGTGGCCGACGCGTTGGACGTGGCGGAAAAGCGAACATGA
- a CDS encoding Eco29kI family restriction endonuclease, translating into MAHATDTFPVTETPSGGTPVMSESPESSGAIPPAPAGRDSIYDPLRRENLGRSVLWALVSTQAVPLGEIPDFRGSGIYAIYYTGDHELYQPISSSMFHIPIYVGKADPKGSRKGETVGHAWEGHKLRDRLRAHSRKIDKALDLELGHFHARFLPADDLFTPMAERLMISELRPVWNVVLEGFGVNRQGSGRESNQLRPKWHELHPGVEWADGMPGQPGGAAPLHAAVVAHLKLHSTPPASAEGGPGQPGITDPHPV; encoded by the coding sequence GTGGCCCACGCCACCGACACCTTCCCGGTCACAGAGACCCCGAGTGGAGGCACACCCGTGATGAGCGAGTCGCCAGAATCGAGCGGCGCCATACCCCCCGCCCCGGCGGGCCGGGACTCGATCTACGACCCGCTCCGGCGCGAGAACCTTGGACGAAGCGTGCTCTGGGCCTTGGTCTCCACACAAGCCGTCCCGCTCGGAGAGATACCCGACTTCCGCGGTTCGGGCATCTACGCCATCTACTACACGGGTGACCACGAGCTGTACCAGCCCATTTCATCCTCGATGTTCCACATCCCCATCTACGTGGGCAAAGCCGACCCAAAGGGCAGCCGTAAGGGCGAGACCGTCGGGCACGCTTGGGAAGGCCACAAACTCCGGGATCGACTGCGCGCGCATTCCAGGAAGATCGACAAGGCTCTGGACCTCGAACTAGGGCATTTCCACGCGCGTTTCCTCCCCGCCGACGACCTATTCACCCCCATGGCCGAACGCCTGATGATCAGCGAGCTCCGACCAGTCTGGAACGTCGTCTTGGAGGGGTTCGGGGTCAACCGACAGGGCTCAGGGCGCGAGAGCAACCAGCTGCGACCTAAGTGGCATGAGTTGCACCCTGGCGTCGAATGGGCTGACGGCATGCCGGGGCAGCCTGGGGGCGCCGCCCCGCTACACGCCGCGGTGGTCGCCCACTTGAAGCTCCACAGCACGCCGCCGGCGTCCGCCGAGGGCGGCCCTGGACAGCCGGGGATCACTGATCCGCACCCCGTCTGA
- a CDS encoding serine hydrolase domain-containing protein yields the protein MTTIDGDVAPGFEPVREAFAANFAHHGDLGGAVCVYQDGRPVVDLWGGVADPSTDRPWVRDTLQLVYSATKGATASAVHLLAQRGELDLDAPVAKYWPEFAGNGKAEIPVRWLLSHQAGLVTLDQPVPLVEALNWHPMAAALAAQRPVWTPGTAHGYHGRTWSWLVGEVIRRVSGRTPGRFFADEIAAPLGLDFFIGLPAGERDRVSRMVHRKPEADLTTMPPESIPEELREQVAAWRDPSSFSNRAYAVTDPAEIDFNSPEVQAAELPASNGIGTARGLARMYAALIGEVDGARLFTPVTLMSATKEQANGRDQVLVAPSRFSSGYMLPTEDNPMTGPRSFGHTGRGGSLGFADPAHGIAFAYVMNHIISGPDDVRAASLVDAVRRSLT from the coding sequence ATGACGACGATCGACGGTGATGTCGCGCCCGGGTTCGAACCTGTACGTGAGGCGTTTGCGGCGAACTTCGCGCACCACGGGGACCTGGGCGGGGCGGTGTGCGTGTACCAGGACGGGCGCCCAGTGGTGGACCTCTGGGGCGGTGTCGCCGACCCCAGCACCGATCGTCCGTGGGTGCGAGACACCCTGCAACTGGTCTACTCCGCGACGAAGGGGGCGACCGCGAGCGCAGTACATCTGCTGGCTCAACGCGGCGAGCTGGACCTGGACGCTCCGGTGGCCAAGTACTGGCCGGAGTTCGCGGGGAACGGCAAGGCGGAAATCCCGGTGCGGTGGCTCTTGTCCCACCAAGCCGGCCTGGTAACCCTGGATCAACCGGTGCCACTGGTCGAGGCGCTGAACTGGCATCCGATGGCGGCAGCACTTGCCGCTCAACGTCCCGTGTGGACTCCAGGCACCGCACACGGATACCACGGCCGGACCTGGAGCTGGTTGGTCGGCGAGGTGATCCGCCGAGTGTCCGGGCGTACTCCGGGTCGCTTCTTCGCCGACGAGATCGCCGCCCCACTGGGGCTGGACTTCTTCATCGGGCTGCCGGCGGGCGAACGCGACCGGGTCAGCCGCATGGTGCACCGAAAGCCGGAGGCCGACCTCACGACCATGCCTCCAGAGTCGATCCCGGAAGAACTCCGCGAACAGGTCGCCGCCTGGCGCGACCCTAGTTCCTTCAGCAACAGGGCGTACGCAGTTACCGACCCGGCCGAGATCGACTTCAACTCCCCTGAAGTGCAGGCCGCGGAACTGCCGGCCTCCAACGGCATCGGCACCGCGCGCGGCCTAGCGCGCATGTACGCGGCGCTGATCGGCGAGGTAGACGGCGCCCGCCTCTTCACCCCGGTAACCCTCATGTCGGCGACCAAGGAGCAGGCCAACGGGAGGGACCAGGTACTGGTAGCGCCTAGCCGGTTCAGCTCCGGCTACATGCTCCCCACCGAGGACAACCCCATGACCGGGCCGCGCTCCTTCGGTCACACCGGCCGAGGCGGCTCACTCGGCTTCGCCGACCCCGCACACGGCATCGCCTTCGCCTACGTGATGAACCACATCATCAGCGGCCCGGACGATGTGCGTGCGGCATCGCTGGTCGACGCGGTGCGCAGGTCGCTAACCTGA
- a CDS encoding transcriptional regulator: MPGEPLAVHPLTFVRQSRGWGKAELARLMQARGKDLGLPLATNRTTMWKWEQGQEPDADAQRVLADLLRIPYEQVQAMGWPRWLPVWEVTGLTAPWTEAGTVEALADLVGSGRMDRRGFLTITGAALTGVAASWADAPSAFASALNGDRVTDTMVSTIEQRISTLRTLDDQLGGARLLEQARGDLALISGLLSAGRYTDKIQFRLYALAARVSHLTGWMAYDTGLRSAGQRYYIGAMRSARTAGDDAFGAFVLAEMGVHVSEAGRTAERVDLVSTALDNAPRTLSPSTQSFLYLHKAEALSRDGDHQRAGTALNRAGALWERYTVDKNPDWLDWFGEAQLKSTEGKVLLRSGQVERATSSLETSVTKAAPRDKAVRSSRLAEARLAGGDLDGALDAANYGAELLEDKVSSVRALDRLKEFSARLEPHKSVTAVREFRERLQALPVTA, encoded by the coding sequence GTGCCCGGTGAGCCGTTAGCAGTGCACCCGCTGACCTTCGTCCGCCAATCGCGGGGTTGGGGGAAAGCCGAGCTCGCCCGACTCATGCAGGCGCGGGGGAAGGACCTGGGCCTCCCACTGGCGACCAATCGCACCACCATGTGGAAGTGGGAACAGGGCCAGGAGCCTGACGCCGACGCGCAGCGTGTCCTCGCCGACCTGCTGCGTATTCCGTACGAACAGGTCCAGGCAATGGGATGGCCGCGGTGGCTCCCGGTGTGGGAAGTCACCGGACTCACTGCCCCCTGGACGGAGGCCGGTACCGTCGAAGCACTGGCTGATCTGGTGGGGAGCGGCCGCATGGACCGTCGAGGGTTTCTCACCATCACCGGTGCCGCCCTGACAGGCGTGGCAGCAAGCTGGGCCGACGCACCCTCCGCGTTCGCATCCGCCCTCAACGGAGACCGCGTCACCGACACGATGGTCTCGACGATCGAGCAGCGCATCAGCACACTCCGCACCCTCGACGACCAACTCGGAGGCGCCCGGCTACTGGAACAGGCACGCGGCGACCTCGCCCTGATCAGCGGCCTCCTGAGCGCCGGCCGGTACACGGACAAGATCCAATTCCGCCTGTACGCACTTGCGGCCCGCGTATCGCATCTGACCGGCTGGATGGCCTACGACACGGGGCTGCGATCTGCGGGACAGCGGTACTACATCGGTGCCATGCGCAGCGCTCGCACCGCCGGAGACGACGCCTTCGGCGCCTTCGTCCTGGCGGAGATGGGGGTCCACGTCTCCGAAGCCGGCCGGACCGCCGAGCGAGTCGACCTTGTCTCGACCGCCCTCGACAACGCCCCCCGCACGCTGTCGCCCTCCACCCAGTCCTTCCTCTACCTGCACAAGGCGGAGGCGCTGTCCCGCGACGGTGATCACCAGAGGGCCGGTACGGCACTGAACCGTGCCGGTGCTCTATGGGAGCGCTACACGGTGGATAAAAACCCCGACTGGCTCGACTGGTTCGGCGAGGCACAACTGAAGTCGACCGAAGGCAAGGTCCTGCTGCGCTCGGGCCAAGTCGAGCGCGCGACCAGTTCCCTGGAAACCTCCGTCACGAAAGCGGCGCCCCGGGACAAGGCCGTGCGGTCCAGCCGTCTGGCCGAGGCCCGGCTCGCCGGTGGTGATCTGGACGGAGCGCTCGACGCCGCGAACTACGGTGCCGAGCTCCTCGAAGACAAGGTCAGCTCTGTGCGGGCCCTGGACCGCTTGAAGGAGTTCTCCGCTCGGCTCGAACCCCACAAGTCAGTGACAGCCGTCCGCGAGTTCCGCGAGCGACTGCAGGCGCTGCCCGTCACAGCCTGA
- a CDS encoding ATP-binding protein: MRTLVARFVLAGTHGEVSPARHKVIDQVRAWGVPLDDETADGIRLVASELITNAVVHGEGPITVALFHRPGRLVIEVLDASPVTPQPNCAGADDESGRGLLLVDALAARTGWASSDRGKRVWADLALPKPAPAVRADVLRRLFAVQQETDVRAAPKAFVLAVA, encoded by the coding sequence ATGCGCACGCTGGTCGCTCGTTTCGTTCTCGCGGGTACGCATGGAGAGGTATCTCCCGCCCGGCACAAGGTCATCGACCAGGTGCGTGCGTGGGGCGTCCCTCTCGATGACGAGACAGCCGACGGGATCCGCTTGGTCGCCTCCGAGCTCATCACCAACGCGGTGGTCCACGGGGAGGGGCCCATAACAGTGGCACTGTTCCATCGCCCAGGCCGCTTGGTGATCGAAGTACTCGATGCCAGTCCAGTGACTCCGCAGCCAAACTGTGCGGGGGCCGACGACGAGAGCGGGCGCGGCCTGCTGCTGGTCGACGCTCTCGCGGCCCGAACTGGCTGGGCGTCTTCCGACCGTGGCAAGCGCGTTTGGGCAGATCTCGCGCTCCCGAAGCCGGCGCCCGCTGTCCGAGCCGACGTTCTCCGTAGGCTCTTCGCTGTCCAGCAAGAGACCGATGTCAGAGCCGCGCCCAAGGCTTTCGTCCTGGCGGTCGCGTAA